The Lysinibacillus irui sequence AGCACGACCGGCTCTCTGGTAGATACAAGGCTCTAGAACCTTTAACCTCATCAACGTTTTCATATATTTAGTTGTTAAATTTTCATTACGCCGCCAGTTGAGGCGTTCGTCACTAATTTTGAATATCTTGCTAGCCAACCTCGTTTAATTTTTGGCTCAAAGACTGGTAATTTTGCACGACGTTCAGCTAAAACTTCATCTGAAACTTGTAAATTAATCGTACGATTTGGTAGATCAATTTCAATAATATCTCCATTTTCAACTAAAGCGATTGGACCACCTTCAGCTGCTTCTGGTGAAATATGTCCAATTGAAATACCTCGAGATGCTCCTGAGAAACGACCATCTGTGATTAAAGCAACCTTTGTACCAAGACCACGACCTTGAATCGCAGAGGTAGGTGCAAGCATTTCTGGCATCCCCGGGCCACCTTTAGGTCCCTCGTAGCGAATGACGACTACATGGCCCTCTTTAACTGTTCCATTATCAATATTCTCTTGGGCTGCTTCTTGTGAATCAAAAACGATTGCTTCGCCTTTGAATACTTGGATGGAAGGATCAACCGCCCCTACTTTAATAACAGAACCATCCGGTGCGATGTTACCGAATAATACGGATAACCCACCTACAGCACTATATGGATTGTCTTTTGTTCGAATGACTTGATCATTCGTGATGTGATAATCTTTAACAAGTTCTCCCATTGTCACTCCTGCAACTGTAGGACGATCTGGGTGAATAGCACCTGGAATCGTTGTTAATTCGTTAATAATAGCGCTAACTCCACCGGCTTTATTGATGTCATCCATTGAAATATCCGAAGCAGGCATAATTTTTGCTAAATACGGTACGCGTTCCGCTACTTTATTAATATCTTCAATGTTATAGTCTATTTCTGCTTCATTCGCAATGGCTAATGTATGAAGAACAGTGTTTGTTGAGCCACCCATTGCCATATCAAGAGCAAATGCATCATCAATAGCTTCTTTTGTAATAATATCGCGTGGCTTAATATCTTCTTTTACCATACGAATTAATTGTTTAGCTGCTTCTTTAATCAGCTGGTGACGCTCTTCAGAAGTAGCTACGATTGTACCATTCCCTGGTAATGCGACACCTAGCATTTCCATTAAGCAGTTCATGGAGTTTGCTGTAAACATACCTGAGCATGAACCACATGTTGGACATGCATTATTTTCAATATCTAACAGCTCTTCAGCTGACATTTTCCCTGATTTATGAGCCCCTACTCCTTCAAAAACTGATGTGAGGGAAAGCTGCTTACCTGTAGCAGAGGTACCGGCCTCCATTGGACCACCCGAAACAAAGATAGATGGTACATTCGTACGAACCGCTGCCATAAGCATACCAGGTGTAATTTTGTCACAGTTTGGAATATAAAAAACACCATCAAACCAGTGTGCATTAATAACCGTCTCAGCTGAGTCTGCTATAATTTCACGACTAGGTAATGAATAACGCATCCCAATATGCCCCATTGCAATACCATCATCGACACCAATTGTATTAAATTCGAATGGAATACCACCCGCTTCAATAATAGCTTCTTTCACTACATCAGCGAACGTACGTAAATGAACGTGACCTGGTATTATGTCGATATAAGAGTTACAAACCCCAATAAATGGTTTGCCTAAATCTTTTGCTTTTACTTTGCCTGTTGCATATAAAAGACTTCGATGTGGCGCTCGATCTACGCCTACTTTAATCATGTCACTTCTCATTTTAAACGCCCCTCATTGCTTTCCATACTTTGTTCGTCACTATAATCAAAATGTTCTGTCTCTTTTGTTTTTATTTATAGATTAACAGCTTTCTAGTCGATCACTGCTGTAACGAACGTGTTAAATTGTTGTTATCATAGTACGAAAAAAAGGTCTCGTCAACACTATTTTTTGAATTGTTTAAACAATTCAAAAAATCTGTCAAAATTGAAATCGTTTACATGCTGATTAAGCATAAGTTTTATCTCGCTTTGATAAAAATTTTGACATTTCGTTCAAATTTAAATTTTTCTGATAAAAACAAAAATGAATAAATAATAGACCTACCAAATACTAGGACAAGGTGGAATCATATAAAAATAGAGAGAGCGCTTACAATAGAAACAGTTTTTTTAAG is a genomic window containing:
- the ilvD gene encoding dihydroxy-acid dehydratase, producing MRSDMIKVGVDRAPHRSLLYATGKVKAKDLGKPFIGVCNSYIDIIPGHVHLRTFADVVKEAIIEAGGIPFEFNTIGVDDGIAMGHIGMRYSLPSREIIADSAETVINAHWFDGVFYIPNCDKITPGMLMAAVRTNVPSIFVSGGPMEAGTSATGKQLSLTSVFEGVGAHKSGKMSAEELLDIENNACPTCGSCSGMFTANSMNCLMEMLGVALPGNGTIVATSEERHQLIKEAAKQLIRMVKEDIKPRDIITKEAIDDAFALDMAMGGSTNTVLHTLAIANEAEIDYNIEDINKVAERVPYLAKIMPASDISMDDINKAGGVSAIINELTTIPGAIHPDRPTVAGVTMGELVKDYHITNDQVIRTKDNPYSAVGGLSVLFGNIAPDGSVIKVGAVDPSIQVFKGEAIVFDSQEAAQENIDNGTVKEGHVVVIRYEGPKGGPGMPEMLAPTSAIQGRGLGTKVALITDGRFSGASRGISIGHISPEAAEGGPIALVENGDIIEIDLPNRTINLQVSDEVLAERRAKLPVFEPKIKRGWLARYSKLVTNASTGGVMKI